One part of the Gemmatimonas sp. genome encodes these proteins:
- a CDS encoding nitroreductase family protein, protein MTGAMDRRAAIGRFGALALVTGAAAACGGVRRDDLPGLLVATAGEPAAADDPVVRVLGYAALASSAHNSQPWRVRREGADRLVLLGDPARRLPAVDPTDREFTLSLGAFLENLAQAGEALGFDAAVTPIAAGDAVATVQLTPRAPRADAPAVLEAIHRRRTVRSGHAETPLSATDARTLVATGGRAEWFGRGTAAATRLRDGTIEANRLQAARDDAQRELAEWIRFKDADARAKRDGLTPASMEINGVAGWWVRSRYTAATVMTPGFRQRGVEMATTQAGAGGGWLVLTSADGSREALLDAGRRYQRLLLRLRALGIAAHPMTQMLEEPETRAGLEGVLGVDGTLQFLLRVGYVNRYPEPVSLRRPVEWFLA, encoded by the coding sequence GTGACGGGCGCGATGGACCGTCGCGCCGCGATCGGCCGCTTTGGGGCGCTCGCGCTCGTCACGGGCGCGGCCGCCGCCTGTGGCGGCGTCCGCCGCGACGACCTGCCGGGGCTCCTGGTGGCGACCGCTGGCGAACCGGCTGCGGCCGACGACCCGGTCGTCCGCGTGCTCGGCTACGCCGCCCTCGCGTCGAGCGCACACAACAGCCAGCCGTGGCGCGTGCGGCGCGAGGGCGCCGACCGGCTCGTGCTGCTGGGCGACCCGGCGCGCCGGCTGCCGGCGGTCGATCCCACCGACCGCGAGTTCACGCTGTCGCTCGGGGCGTTCCTCGAGAACCTCGCGCAGGCAGGCGAGGCGCTCGGCTTCGATGCGGCGGTGACACCGATCGCCGCGGGCGACGCGGTGGCCACCGTGCAGTTGACGCCACGTGCGCCGCGCGCGGACGCGCCGGCGGTGCTCGAGGCGATCCATCGCCGTCGCACGGTCCGCTCCGGCCACGCCGAGACGCCGCTCTCCGCGACCGATGCCCGCACCCTGGTGGCGACGGGGGGACGCGCCGAGTGGTTCGGGCGCGGCACCGCGGCCGCCACGCGCCTGCGCGACGGGACAATCGAGGCGAACCGCCTGCAGGCCGCGCGCGACGACGCGCAACGCGAGCTCGCCGAGTGGATCCGCTTCAAGGACGCCGACGCGCGCGCGAAGCGCGACGGCCTGACGCCTGCCAGCATGGAGATCAACGGCGTGGCAGGGTGGTGGGTACGGTCGCGCTACACGGCCGCGACCGTGATGACGCCCGGCTTCCGCCAGCGGGGCGTGGAGATGGCGACCACGCAGGCGGGCGCCGGCGGCGGCTGGCTGGTGCTCACGAGCGCCGACGGCTCGCGCGAGGCGCTGCTCGACGCGGGCCGCCGCTACCAGCGGCTGCTGCTCAGGCTGCGCGCCCTCGGTATCGCCGCGCACCCCATGACGCAGATGCTCGAGGAGCCCGAGACCCGCGCCGGCCTCGAGGGGGTGCTCGGCGTGGACGGCACGCTGCAGTTCCTGCTGCGCGTCGGGTACGTCAACCGCTATCCGGAACCGGTGAGCCTGCGCCGCCCGGTAGAGTGGTTCTTGGCGTGA
- a CDS encoding DUF6544 family protein, which yields MLMLAIGCPPLTTLFFDASDDLVDFANNDRHSLPDDGERWTTPLCAHRDLDGLRLPAEGDAIWRYADTPSWRHGRFAILRLQYTVPPAELPRAAAIGALEPAQ from the coding sequence ATGCTCATGCTCGCCATCGGCTGCCCGCCGCTCACCACGCTGTTCTTCGACGCGAGCGACGACCTCGTCGACTTCGCCAACAACGACCGCCATTCGCTGCCGGACGACGGCGAGCGCTGGACCACGCCGCTCTGCGCCCACCGCGACCTGGACGGCCTCCGCCTGCCCGCCGAGGGCGACGCGATCTGGCGCTACGCCGACACGCCGTCGTGGCGCCACGGGCGCTTCGCCATCCTGCGCCTGCAGTACACCGTGCCGCCCGCCGAGCTGCCGCGGGCCGCGGCGATCGGTGCGCTGGAGCCGGCGCAGTGA
- a CDS encoding MBL fold metallo-hydrolase, producing the protein MSIPTPRIRSLLLATTALAACSTYRPPVTPFRAPASVPADSWDSILAHPQPITVTTWVTGEVKVDRSLLLDRSQPAAATTPDDKVWVPVLAHRIVHATRGVYLVDTGLDSTFAQRGRGNIGGLAVLAAPFMTIARQEVGADPASRLRAAHDVLRGVFFTHLHLDHTAGVPGLPHDVPYVAGRGSLDDAYESGMMAHIDHLRGVSQLEEIDFSAARELAPLGKAVDLLGDGSLWAIHTPGHSRGHVSYLVNATSGPVLLIGDASHTRWGFEHGVAPGKVTDAAASRASLERIAAFARAYPRVKLVFGHDP; encoded by the coding sequence ATGTCCATCCCGACCCCTCGCATCCGCAGCCTCCTCCTCGCCACCACCGCCCTCGCAGCCTGCTCCACCTACCGGCCGCCCGTCACGCCGTTTCGCGCTCCCGCCTCGGTGCCGGCCGACTCGTGGGACTCGATCCTGGCCCACCCGCAGCCGATCACCGTCACCACCTGGGTGACCGGCGAGGTGAAGGTCGACCGCAGCCTGCTCCTCGACCGCTCGCAGCCCGCCGCCGCGACGACCCCCGACGACAAGGTCTGGGTGCCGGTGCTGGCCCACCGCATCGTGCACGCGACGCGCGGCGTCTACCTCGTGGACACGGGCCTCGACTCCACCTTCGCGCAGCGCGGGCGCGGCAACATCGGCGGGCTCGCGGTGCTGGCGGCCCCCTTCATGACGATCGCACGCCAGGAGGTCGGCGCCGATCCGGCGTCGCGGCTGCGTGCCGCGCATGACGTGTTGCGCGGCGTCTTCTTCACCCACCTGCACCTGGACCACACGGCCGGCGTGCCGGGGCTGCCGCACGACGTGCCGTACGTGGCAGGGAGGGGGTCGCTCGACGACGCCTACGAGAGCGGCATGATGGCGCACATCGATCACCTGCGCGGCGTGTCGCAGCTCGAGGAGATCGACTTCAGCGCCGCGCGCGAACTCGCGCCGCTTGGCAAAGCCGTGGATCTCCTGGGCGACGGCTCGCTCTGGGCCATCCATACGCCGGGGCATTCGCGCGGCCACGTGTCGTACCTCGTGAACGCCACGTCGGGCCCCGTACTGCTCATCGGCGATGCGAGCCACACGCGCTGGGGCTTCGAGCACGGCGTCGCGCCGGGCAAGGTCACCGATGCCGCCGCCTCGCGCGCGTCACTCGAGCGGATCGCGGCGTTCGCTCGCGCCTATCCGCGCGTGAAGCTCGTCTTCGGACACGACCCGTAG
- a CDS encoding DUF642 domain-containing protein, whose product MNRIAAAVGAALLLVSQVAQGQNLIRNGSFELGTFGPVIADHFVDLNPGDTKLSDWTIDFGTVNWHRSESFNVNPAQDGRYMIDFVNNVSYSRPFGGISQSFATTPGQMYRLGFWLAGPGGFTPDPRVVEVDVTGGLWVPFSTPASDRNGVKWEFKQYDFTATAASTTLAFRAPTNSTGYWGPFVDNVSVSVVPEPSAFALFGAGLLGLGVVARRRRPR is encoded by the coding sequence ATGAACCGTATCGCCGCCGCCGTTGGCGCCGCCCTGCTTCTCGTAAGCCAGGTCGCGCAGGGGCAGAATCTCATCAGGAACGGGTCGTTCGAACTCGGCACCTTCGGTCCCGTCATCGCCGATCACTTTGTCGATCTCAACCCTGGGGACACGAAGCTGTCCGACTGGACGATCGATTTCGGCACGGTCAACTGGCATCGGTCGGAGTCGTTCAACGTGAATCCCGCCCAGGACGGCCGGTACATGATCGACTTCGTGAACAACGTGAGCTACTCGCGGCCGTTCGGGGGCATTTCCCAGAGTTTCGCGACGACCCCGGGCCAGATGTACCGGCTTGGCTTCTGGCTCGCCGGCCCGGGCGGCTTCACGCCGGATCCGCGCGTGGTGGAGGTCGATGTAACCGGTGGGCTGTGGGTACCCTTCTCCACACCGGCCTCGGACAGAAACGGCGTGAAGTGGGAGTTCAAGCAGTACGACTTCACGGCGACCGCGGCCAGCACCACGCTGGCCTTCCGGGCGCCAACGAACAGCACGGGCTACTGGGGGCCGTTCGTTGACAACGTGAGCGTGTCGGTGGTCCCCGAGCCCTCCGCCTTCGCCCTCTTCGGCGCCGGCCTGCTGGGCCTCGGCGTCGTGGCGCGCCGCCGCCGCCCGCGCTGA
- a CDS encoding serine hydrolase domain-containing protein: MRNRPLALLFVLLAVAGAPLVSAQSANSLRARIESPRIVGVPGAAGLTLDDLLARANTPGISAAVIHNFAAHWSRGHGVADAATGRRVDARTRFQAASISTPVTALAVMRLVRDGELALDDDINRTLRSWHVPDSEFTRTQKVTWRIPSRWSSRRMAGP, encoded by the coding sequence ATGCGCAATCGCCCACTTGCCCTCCTGTTCGTCCTACTCGCCGTTGCTGGCGCGCCCCTGGTATCGGCTCAATCTGCCAACTCACTCCGCGCGCGCATCGAATCGCCGCGCATCGTTGGCGTTCCCGGTGCCGCCGGGCTCACGCTCGACGATCTGCTCGCGCGTGCCAACACGCCCGGTATCAGCGCGGCGGTCATCCACAACTTCGCAGCGCACTGGTCCCGTGGGCACGGCGTGGCCGATGCCGCCACGGGCCGCCGAGTGGATGCGCGCACGCGCTTTCAGGCGGCCTCGATCAGCACGCCGGTGACGGCACTTGCGGTGATGCGACTGGTGCGGGACGGCGAACTTGCGCTCGATGACGACATCAACCGCACGCTCCGGTCGTGGCATGTCCCCGATTCGGAGTTCACGCGCACGCAGAAGGTCACGTGGCGAATCCCGTCGCGCTGGAGCAGCAGACGTATGGCCGGACCGTGA
- a CDS encoding TetR/AcrR family transcriptional regulator: MARSGLSPARVIEAAAVLADHDGYATLTLASVAAELGVRLPSLYNHVDGLDALRRALSVRACAELHDTLAEAIGGRSGDDALRAAARAYRAWGRAHPGLYAASQVAPRPDDAEHVAAATRVVDTLVAALREHALGRDRAIHAIRVIRASLHGFVQLELSGGFGLPLKVDESYDHLMDVLLAGLAATAADRAHARSRKA; this comes from the coding sequence ATGGCCCGATCCGGCCTGTCCCCCGCCCGCGTCATCGAGGCGGCGGCCGTCCTCGCCGACCACGATGGCTACGCCACGCTGACCCTCGCCAGCGTGGCCGCCGAGCTCGGGGTGCGGCTGCCGTCGCTCTACAATCACGTCGACGGCCTGGATGCCCTGCGACGCGCGCTCAGCGTGCGCGCCTGCGCGGAGCTGCACGACACGCTGGCCGAGGCCATCGGTGGTCGCTCCGGGGACGACGCCCTACGCGCAGCGGCGCGGGCATACCGCGCGTGGGGCCGCGCCCATCCGGGCCTGTACGCGGCGTCGCAGGTCGCGCCGCGGCCCGACGACGCCGAGCACGTGGCTGCCGCGACCCGCGTCGTGGACACGCTGGTGGCCGCCCTTCGCGAGCATGCCCTGGGACGCGACCGCGCGATCCACGCCATTCGCGTCATCCGCGCCTCGCTGCACGGCTTCGTTCAGCTCGAACTCAGCGGCGGCTTCGGCCTGCCGCTCAAGGTCGACGAGAGCTACGATCACCTCATGGACGTCCTGCTCGCCGGCCTCGCCGCCACCGCCGCGGATCGCGCGCACGCACGATCGCGCAAGGCGTGA
- a CDS encoding HEAT repeat domain-containing protein, translated as MMTPADHDAAFKGSAIKRAKRWMLQRNACMVLGNIGAEDDVAVLAAMSERAHEVVREHAARALARRRTSTPRDR; from the coding sequence ATGATGACGCCGGCCGACCATGATGCCGCGTTCAAGGGCTCGGCGATCAAGCGCGCGAAGCGGTGGATGCTGCAGCGCAATGCGTGCATGGTGCTGGGCAACATCGGCGCCGAGGACGATGTTGCGGTGCTCGCGGCCATGAGCGAGCGCGCACACGAGGTGGTACGGGAGCATGCGGCGCGGGCACTCGCCCGCCGGCGAACGTCCACGCCGCGGGACCGGTGA
- a CDS encoding serine hydrolase domain-containing protein yields the protein MSRLLPLVALLAACADGASTAPPATSAPTPPPPTADPWAAVRARVSSVPVANLVVIVGDRSGRLLTIERGTLSTQSPLRIASVSKWLSGYGIYALTEQGRMSLADRPQRYLPFWTQDASDLRARVTLESLLAFTSGFNYPPDDAGCLQDPMTTVQQCAQSFYQRGASTEPGSAYFYGDAHLQIAGAMVERATGQDWRTFFATEVAPRIGLTTTQFSLPSQRNPRVAAGAVSTVNDMETFLRRLLRGELVRDLEAYRRERTAAATFLSTVTPLQVLRLDWRYGLGFWRECDDATWSSRCASSMVLSSPGGFGSTPWISFDEGYYAMIAMDEQIVAGEPASVASVRLEQALQPLISAALATLRR from the coding sequence ATGTCCCGTCTCCTGCCCCTTGTGGCCCTGCTGGCCGCCTGCGCCGACGGCGCCTCGACCGCACCGCCAGCGACCTCCGCCCCGACGCCACCGCCCCCGACGGCCGACCCGTGGGCTGCCGTACGCGCCCGCGTGAGCAGCGTCCCGGTCGCCAACCTGGTCGTCATCGTCGGCGATCGCAGCGGCCGGCTGCTGACGATCGAGCGCGGCACGCTCTCCACGCAGTCGCCGCTCCGGATCGCCTCGGTCAGCAAGTGGCTGAGTGGATACGGCATCTACGCGTTGACGGAGCAGGGGCGGATGTCGCTGGCGGATCGGCCGCAGCGGTACCTCCCCTTCTGGACGCAGGACGCGAGCGACCTGCGCGCCCGCGTCACGCTCGAGTCGCTGCTCGCCTTCACGTCGGGGTTCAACTACCCGCCAGACGATGCGGGCTGCCTGCAGGACCCGATGACCACCGTCCAGCAGTGCGCACAGTCTTTCTACCAGCGTGGCGCCAGCACCGAGCCGGGCAGCGCCTACTTCTACGGTGATGCCCACCTGCAGATCGCCGGCGCGATGGTCGAGCGGGCGACGGGCCAGGACTGGCGCACCTTCTTCGCCACCGAGGTCGCCCCACGCATCGGGCTGACCACCACACAGTTCTCACTGCCCAGCCAACGGAACCCGCGCGTCGCCGCGGGGGCGGTCTCGACGGTGAACGACATGGAGACCTTCCTGCGGCGCCTGCTGCGCGGCGAACTGGTGCGGGATCTCGAGGCGTATCGTCGGGAGCGCACGGCGGCGGCCACGTTCCTGTCGACCGTCACCCCGCTCCAGGTCCTGCGACTCGACTGGCGGTACGGCCTCGGCTTCTGGCGGGAGTGCGACGACGCCACATGGAGCTCGCGCTGCGCCTCCAGCATGGTGCTGAGTAGCCCGGGCGGCTTCGGCTCCACGCCGTGGATCAGCTTTGACGAAGGGTACTACGCGATGATCGCCATGGACGAGCAGATCGTGGCCGGGGAGCCGGCGTCGGTTGCCAGCGTGCGGCTCGAGCAGGCGCTGCAGCCGCTCATCTCAGCGGCCCTGGCGACGTTGCGGCGCTAG